From Brassica rapa cultivar Chiifu-401-42 chromosome A06, CAAS_Brap_v3.01, whole genome shotgun sequence:
GGTTTATAGTATTCGTTACTCTTGATATAACCCATTCAACTTaactttcaaaacaaaatatgcaAGTTCCAGTTTTGACagattcttcttcatctttgttTTGTCTCAATCTTAAAATGCAGGTTTATGGAAATTGATCTTGGGGAAATCCGTAAAGACGTCCAGTGTCCTATTTGCTTAGGTACTTCAACTCCAATGTTGTTGCTTTCCTTCAGAGAatatgtttttcaaatttttagaaTCCTATTGAGCTTAAGCTCCCACTAGTACAGTGTATGCATATGCTGATACGAGTTTCTTGTTTTCTTCCCAGGAATTATAAAGAAAACAAGGACTGTGATGGAGTGCCTGCACCGCTTCTGTCGGGAATGTATTGATAAGTCCATGAGATTAGGGTATGCTTCCCTTTCTTTTCTATCTATGATGCCACTTTCTAGTTAACATGTTCAGGAGTTTATTGCTACTACAGGAACAACGAATGTCCTGCTTGCAGGAAACACTGTGCAAGCCGTCGTTCTCTTAGAGACGACCCAAAGTTTGATGCTCTTATTGCAGCTTTGTTCACTAATATTGATACCTATGAGGAAGAGGTAAAAGATTCaacattattaatattattctGAGAGGTTTAAatgctttttcttttaatttctaCTTCTTAAGGAATTCGCTTTCCACGAAGATGACAAAGCTCGTAATAAGCAGGTCTGATACATATGGCAATTTTGTTACTGTTGAGAATGTTGTTATTTActcttttttaacttttaaccgGAGTTATGGGTTTTGTGTAGATTCAAGCATCTATAGCTGAAATATCACAAAGACAATCAGAGGCTCTTGTGAAAAGAAAATCTTTTGGTAAAGAGGCAGCGGTTTTAATGAGATCACAGCGTAGTGGAAGTGGCTCCAGGAGGAGAAGGAACTCCAGAAACACGGAACAAAACGCTGATGAAGCCCATGAAGACGATGATAATAATGAAGATCATAACAACAACAACGGAGGAGGAGGCAGAGATTCGTCTTCAGATGAGCGTGGTCCAGAAGTCCGGGTGAGAAAACGTAGGAAACGGTCTGCAAACAACAACAATGGTAACTGCGGAGATAAAGATACAGAAGTGTATAGAGACAGCAGCAAAGGGATATCTCCGGGGCTTGTGTGGAATCCTGAGATGCTCGCTTGGGGAAGAAGCGCTACAAGGAGTAACCCCAGGCATGAGAATAATACAACAGGAGGTAGTAGTAAGAGTGTGAGAAATGCTCGCGTTAATAAACTTGTGGAGTATCTAAAACGCAGTAGCGTAGATGGAAAGAGTGTTGAGGTACCAAAGTAAAGAAAGAGATGTTTCTCCGTGtttcagattttgattttgattacaCTTACTCTCTGCAGGTGGATATTGATGTCAAGCTTGTCTCACTGGATACCAAATGTGTACCAGACTTACCACAGCCATATCTCTGTTGCAGACCCACCTTCCTTGTGAAACAACTCCGTGAAGTGAgtactcatctctctctctattaaCATCAGTCTTGTCACAATAAAAAAAGTAACTAGTCTTTAATTTTCAGTTCACGTATAGAAAGtttgtaatatatatagatGATTCCTAGTCACATACGCGCTAAAATACTTGTGTGTTATCTCAATGTTGAACAGTTTGTGGCACTTAAGATGCATTTGAAAACTGAAGATGTTGAATTGTTGGTAAAAAGAGGATTAGGAGGAGAAGATAAGGCAATAGAGACTCTTCCTGCTTCAGCAGTAGTATCCAAAGATGAGATGCAAAGTCTGGAAGACAATGAAACATTGTCGAAGCTCAAAACCGATTTCAATTCAAGCCAGGAACAACATTTGGTATAGCGTctttgataataaataattttttttctatatatctGTTCATTATTCTTATTCCATGTATGATTCAACTATCTGAAAAAAATATTCCttatttggttttgtttcttttcagaCCATAGCTTACAGGCAGAAGCAAACCGAGTGAAGAAACTTGGAGTTTGAAGTACGTGCTGCAAAACAACAACGTATATATAAAGACGGATCAAGGATTATATATCCCAGTTGGTTTTTGATATCTATGGAGTTTTACATTTGTGAcggtccttttttttttgcttattgtAGACGATGTTTAATATTTACGGAGCTAGTTCTTACAAGGGAAATCTATATATCAGTTGGAACTTGGAACACAGGAAGATGGCTGTGGTTCAAGCGTTCTTGAACAGTAATTTTTCTGCTGATGCTTAATCTTTTTACTTCATATAAGCTATTTATCTCAtgcaagtagaagaagaagccatCATTGTTCTCCTCTCCATTCTTCTAGTCACTTTAAGCTTCGGTGACTTTGGTTTTGTCGTCTCCTTGTTTGACCTGTGTTTTTAATTGGTTTGGAGTTTTATTTTGACTAAAAAGgcaagaaaagagaaaaaagaaaccAACTCCTGATTTGGATTACAACTTACTTCCGAGGTAAAAAAGGTTGTTGAAATTTGGCACTGGTCTGGCTTGAGGAACCATTGTCCTTCTCAGTTGCTTAAGAGCTCTCTCTTCCTCTACCTGACAAAGTTTCAGCTCAGAACTTTAACCTATATTGCATACATATGGCTGTAAAGTTTCAGCTATTATTATACCATTTTCAGCAAGCTTAGGCCATCATTATCGCTAGGACAATTTTAagtctttaaaataaaaaaagcaaaGGACGCAAGATATATCAAAGGATGAAAGACAAGCTGGAACGTTGCTTATATAACGACTTTCCCCTTCAGTTCTGGTGTTTTTGTGGGTCCTCTGCCCTTAAGGACCAGCTGGAACGTTGCGATAATGTTGCCCTTAATCGTATACTAACCCGGAAAGTCGGTTCGGCATACGATTTTGTTTGGTTGGTAATGATGTCGAAAAGATTAAAAGACCATTAATGAAACTTTAAATCTCAATGGCAATTTATATAAATCATGCATGAAAATAAGGTTAGTTTCAAATGGTTTTTCTCTTTTAAGAAAGAAGATGTGTCATGTGTatcatctaaactattaaaacagaagtacattTTGTACTTGACCCAGACTTTTCCCAAATAATTACAATTGATTGCCACTGACCTTATGCACAGTCGTTTTATAAAATGACTAAGCCATCTAATTAAATTTGAGCCGCTTTAAATAACTCAAAACAAAACCGGACGGAACTTATTCTTGCGGGTTTCCAGACCAAATATGTCTCGGTTAATCTGGGTCTGCACAATTAAAACCAATAGATTAGATAGATACAAAATTCAGTTGactgcattaaaaaaaaatttaaataatcaaCCACATACTTCCGATTCATTATATATATCATGATTAAGAAAGACTGTAATTATCAAAGAATTGTTACTCATCTTAGTATCGTTTTCATGTATCTATtggttttttggttttgtagcATGATGTATGTTAAAATGTATCGATCAagctaagatttttttttttttataactttcatctttttattaatacaaattCGAAGATACATAGTCTTTATGCAAGTAATGTGTTACAAATCTTGGAATATAATCCTAAAGGTATTATCGTATACCAATAATTTAGTACTTTCCTAATCAATAACATTCCATAAATTGTATTTTCCTAATCAATAACATTCCATAAATTTCGTAAACCCATAACTAACGCAATGACAATTAACTGCACTAAATAAAACtgataaattcatttttttcctAAACTCAAAAACCTTCCATAATTGTTCAGCATTTCAACGCAGTCATCATAACGAAAAAGATATCATTAAACTAACAAAATCTGCACATTTTATTATCTAACTTGCAAATCACGTTTGGCTAATCTTTAAAACGAATATTTCTGTTAGTATGctgatttaatatataagaaatgttTAGTCACTAATTCAAAAccgtatatattattttttcaattcttTAGAATCACAActaacaaaatcttttcttAAATTCTCCTATTTAACATACCCTTTCGAAAGGGAACTATATATACCCCTACTCTATTGCGTCAAGAGAAAAGCATTGAACATCCTCAACCTAAACATGTCGTTAGCGACAACTTTTACTCTTCTCAAAAGTCAGACCTTTTAGTTTTATGTAGAGTTCTTTTTCTGATTAAGAGTTGtatttgtgttttcttgtatGTCTTAGAAAGACACAGAAGTTAAATGAATGACCAGTTTTTTGTGCAAGTATCAGATACCCACATGTTTGTTCTGGTGGAAGAATGCTTACTGGTTCGTATGCTTCAGAaagattgttttaatttttttaaacaacattTTTTCGTGGTTATCAAACAAACATTCGCTTAAATAAGATTCTTTTTCCTTTGTTTAGGACAAACATATTCATTCTCACAAAGTAATttgaatctattttattttttttgttatataagaCTATCATTAACATGTACCTAGAAATGCATCTCAGTCAAGTTGAAACCTTTTATTTATAGTTAAAGAAAGGTTCTTTCAATCTTCTAACTGATTCTAAATCGTTCTACATAGGTTTCACCATATGAATTACTTAAGATAAATAAGTAACTACTAACCGTGTTATGTTTCTATTGTTCGCAAGGTTGTTGTCTTCATTTGCAGGTGGATAGCTGGAAGTACTTGGTTCTCAGAACGATCCAGTATCATGCAAAACATTAAAAGGTCTAATATCATTATATGATTtgtataaaaagaaacaaaattcgtttttttttaactagcaGGCAATCACACGACATATTATGAAAGGTATCAATATTTAACAACTACttaccatgtttttttttgtccctTCACTTTGACTTTTGTAGAACTGATTCTCATATTTTTGTACTTCTCCCTTCCGTCTTGCTTTTTTGTATAGATCACTTCTGGCTACTCTTCCTCTCTTACTCCAGTAAGAGCAGTTTGTCGATACCTCTAAATAAGTCATTTCTGAAATCAATAAGCTATAAGAAAGTTGACCCTGACTTAGAATAGTATTCATCTAATACAACACTATCTGAACTTACCTTGCAGTGTAGATTCTGTGATTCCTCAGATCACGATACTTGGGTGTTCTAGCATTTAAACAGAGCTTCTGCAATCAAGTCATTCATCTTCGCCAGAACTTCTAAAAAGTCAATCATCGATTATCCTTGACGATTTGAATTACCTAATCAATATGTATGAAACAATTAGTACACAGATCTGAAAACGAAATCTCAAGCGCTTCAGAACAAATTATAAGACTAACGTTGAGAGATCACATGGATCCACTTACGGGACAATCTTTTTCGTTTCGTTAGGTGAGTCTTCGATTGAGATTAGGAGATTGTTTAAGGTTGATGAATTGAGATGAAGAAATACATCTCTGCCTCACcgacacaaaaaaataaaagagacaCCGAGGGGAAGATGAATGGTTAGGTAACATCGTGTTTCCcggataaagaagaagaaatagttAGACTTCCAGATGGGTTTAGTTTAAAGGCAAGGCCCATTTATGTACTTTGTAAATTAGCTTAGCCATTTAATACTGAAGCTTATGTTAATAGGCTTATTCTAATGTATAATATTCATTTACTTATAAATCATCTTAATAATATGATCTTATAATAAGTTAATTGAGCTTCGGTGCA
This genomic window contains:
- the LOC103827915 gene encoding putative E3 ubiquitin-protein ligase RING1a is translated as MNRVRAIWREEEKREEGGSHESPPTMPVKKQGDGGGDQQQQQLDRFDPEAEENNQPEDLQHSTLEKKDDEQEQEEVKRDEAEKEEEEEEGDEEPEEDSKEKSPSADKSEFMEIDLGEIRKDVQCPICLGIIKKTRTVMECLHRFCRECIDKSMRLGNNECPACRKHCASRRSLRDDPKFDALIAALFTNIDTYEEEEFAFHEDDKARNKQIQASIAEISQRQSEALVKRKSFGKEAAVLMRSQRSGSGSRRRRNSRNTEQNADEAHEDDDNNEDHNNNNGGGGRDSSSDERGPEVRVRKRRKRSANNNNGNCGDKDTEVYRDSSKGISPGLVWNPEMLAWGRSATRSNPRHENNTTGGSSKSVRNARVNKLVEYLKRSSVDGKSVEVDIDVKLVSLDTKCVPDLPQPYLCCRPTFLVKQLREFVALKMHLKTEDVELLVKRGLGGEDKAIETLPASAVVSKDEMQSLEDNETLSKLKTDFNSSQEQHLTIAYRQKQTE